In Oryza sativa Japonica Group chromosome 3, ASM3414082v1, one DNA window encodes the following:
- the LOC112938223 gene encoding protein argonaute MEL1-like isoform X2, whose translation MAYLGGDPGRGGGAPPGMTPWPGPPPQPGQPAVVYTALHQGAYQPGVAQVVYWAPSPGAPSLGGIRAPPAPYQPAQVAAPQAAAPFAAALAKEVEQKLFVTENALGPPAAAAAVSKKGPAHPGRPGYGAAGKKVMIHENNFLHNVVDNNLFHNDEMINGGTEEPRFCGGLIQMCNVENALRDVQRRTTELPVRYAQGSHKSEKIVGYY comes from the exons ATGGCCTACCTCGGCGGCGACCCTGGCCGTGGCGGTGGAGCCCCGCCGGGGATGACGCCGTGGCCGGGGCCTCCTCCTCAGCCGGGCCAGCCGGCCGTCGTCTACACGGCGCTGCACCAGGGCGCGTACCAGCCCGGGGTGGCGCAGGTCGTGTACTGGGCGCCCTCCCCGGGGGCTCCTTCTCTGGGTGGCATCCGCGCGCCTCCGGCTCCGTACCAGCCGGCGCAGGTGGCTGCGCCACAGGCGGCCGCGCCGTTCGCCGCTGCTCTGGCCAAGGAGGTCGAGCAGAAGCTGTTCGTGACGGAGAACGCGCTGGGGCCacccgctgcggcggcggcggtctcgaAGAAGGGGCCCGCCCACCCTGGGCGACCGGGGTACGGCGCGGCCGGGAAGAAGGTGATGATCCACGAGAACAACTTCCTCCACAACGTCGTCGACAACAACCTCTTCCACAACGAT gaaatGATCAATGGAGGAACTGAGGAACCAAGGTTCTGCGGCGGCCTGATTCAGATGTGCAATGTGGAGAATGCTCTGAGGGATGTTCAAAGGAGAACAACAGAACTGCCTGTCAGATATGCTCAAGGAAGTCACAAGAGTGAAAAAATTGTTGGCTATTACTGA